The following proteins are encoded in a genomic region of Maribacter hydrothermalis:
- a CDS encoding DUF4286 family protein, with protein MYIYNVTTNIEEGSHNSWVKWMKEIHIPEVLATGKFLSAKFTKVLVEEDMGGFTYSVQYTVQDKATLERYYKEDATKLRESAQQLFTGKLVSFRTELEVIDEYFVQRTTATHYLFTYGTLQEKEVQLGVFSRLLNGNEDELPQYEISDTKVAGLYPTLQHTGKEENRIKGQVYALTHQELQKADVYEGEAYERILIKLTSGKNAWAYIAK; from the coding sequence ATGTATATTTATAACGTTACCACCAATATCGAAGAAGGTAGCCACAACAGTTGGGTAAAATGGATGAAAGAAATTCATATCCCAGAAGTATTAGCAACAGGTAAATTTTTAAGTGCTAAGTTCACTAAAGTGTTAGTGGAAGAAGATATGGGCGGCTTCACCTATTCAGTACAATACACCGTGCAAGACAAGGCAACATTAGAGCGCTATTATAAAGAAGATGCTACGAAGTTAAGAGAAAGTGCGCAACAACTTTTTACAGGCAAACTAGTTTCATTTAGAACCGAGTTAGAAGTTATAGACGAATATTTTGTACAAAGAACAACTGCTACACATTACTTGTTCACTTATGGAACTTTACAAGAAAAGGAAGTTCAACTTGGTGTTTTCTCAAGGCTTTTAAATGGAAATGAAGATGAACTACCGCAATATGAGATTTCTGACACTAAAGTAGCAGGTCTTTACCCTACTTTACAACATACTGGCAAAGAAGAAAATCGTATAAAAGGCCAAGTTTACGCACTAACACATCAAGAATTGCAAAAGGCAGATGTTTATGAAGGAGAAGCTTATGAAAGAATTCTAATTAAATTAACATCGGGCAAAAACGCATGGGCATATATTGCCAAGTAA